The Apium graveolens cultivar Ventura chromosome 6, ASM990537v1, whole genome shotgun sequence genome contains a region encoding:
- the LOC141668592 gene encoding photosystem II reaction center W protein, chloroplastic-like yields MAAITACTSATLVTRASLVQKAPIGRASLVLGLPVMPRVGKVKCLMEEKTSSDLKMGMGASLVVAATAAMSSPGAMALVDERLSTEGTGLPFGLSNNLLGWILLGMFGLIWSLYFVYTSGLEEDEESGLSL; encoded by the exons ATGGCAGCGATCACTGCTTGCACTTCAGCTACACTGGTTACACGCGCAAGCCTTGTGCAGAAGGCGCCTATTGGGCGTGCTTCCCTCGTTCTTG GGCTGCCTGTGATGCCAAGAGTGGGTAAAGTGAAATGTTTAATGGAAGAGAAGACTAGTAGTGACTTGAAGATGGGAATGGGAGCATCGTTGGTTGTGGCAGCCACTGCAGCCATGTCAAGCCCAGGAGCTATGGCTTTGGTGGATGAGAGATTGAGCACAGAAGGAACAGGACTTCCTTTTGGTTTGAGCAACAATCTTCTTGGTTGGATCCTACTCGGCatgtttggtttgatttggtCACTTTACTTTGTCTATACCTCTGGTCTCGAAGAGGATGAGGAATCAGGATTGTCCCTCTAA